The genomic DNA CAGGGCCGTGGTGTTGGTGATGATCGCCGCCGCGCCGATCGCCTGCACCACGCGGAAGGCGATCAGGGCATTGGCGCTGGGCGCGAAGCCGCAGGCGAGGCTGGCCAGGGTGAAGATGGAGAGGCCCATCAGGTAGAGGCGCCGCCGGCCCACCAGATCCGCCAGCCGGCCGAAGACCAGGATGAAGATCGTGTTCACCAGCATGTAGGAGAGCAGGATCCAGCTCGCCTGGGCGGGGCTGGCGCCGAAATGGCGGCTGACGGCGGGCAGGGCGACGTTCAGCGTGCTGCTGTTGATGAAGGTGAGCATCAGCCCCAGCGTGGTCACCGAGAACACCCGCCAGGCCTGGCGCATCTGCGCCGCTTCATCCTTCTCGCGGTTCATGTCCGCCGCCGGCATGGCCTGGGTGGTGATCGATGCACTGCTCACGCCGTTCCTCGCCCTTTCGACCGGAGGGCGCCACCATAGCGGTCTCGCGCGTCTCGCACATGCGAAAGCCCGGCATGTTGCCCATGTGGATGGCAGATGGATCGAGCGGTCGGGAGAGGGACCGCAGCGTTGCTCTTTTTCGGTGCCGTCTGCCGCGCCCGTGGGCGATTTGGCTGAGAGGGGGCCGTTCCGGAGAGTCGGGCATGGCTTCCAGCCCCCCCCCGGTGCTCAGGCCGGGATCGGCACCCGCTGGGCCAGGGGGTCGATCAGTGCCTCGATGGTGGCCGGCTCCTCCCAGGCGAGGGTGATGTTCAGCACGGTGATCCGGGCGCGGAAGGCCTGCGGCAGGCGAACGAAGTCCTTGCGTGTGGTGACGGGGATGGCGCGCAGACGGTCGGCCTCGGCGAGCAGCTCCCGCAGATCCCCGGCATCGAAGGGGTAGTGGTCGGCATAGGCGGCGCGGCCGGCGATGACCGCCCCGGCCTCCTGCAGGCTGGCGAAGAACTTCAACGGGTTGCCGATGCCGCAGAAGGCGAAGACCGGCTGGCCCACCAGCATCCGGGCCTCCGGGCCGGGCACCAGCTTGCCGCGCAGCACCGGCAGCTTCGGCGGCAGTTGCGCCAGCGCGCCGGTGCGGTCCTCGCCGATCAGGATCGCGGCGCGGCAGCGCGCGGCGGCGGTCTCGACGGATTCGCGCAGCGGCCCGGCCGGGATCACCCGCCCGTTGCCGAAGCCGTAGGAGCCGTCGATGGTCAGCAGCGACAGATCCTTCTCCAGCGTCGGGTTCTGCAGCCCGTCATCCATGACGATGGCCTGGGCGCCGCCCTCGATCGCCGCGCGGGCGCCGGCGGCGCGGTCGCCGGAGATCCAGGCCGGGCGCTCGGCGGCCAGCAGCAGGGCCTCGTCGCCCACGTCGTGGCTGTCGTGCTTCGCCGGATCGACCCGCAGCGGGCCCTTCAGCTTGCCGCCATAGCCGCGCGAGAGGAAATGCACGTTGATGCCCCGGTTGGCGAGGCGGCGGCCGAGGTCGAGCGCGAGCGTGGTCTTGCCGGCGCCGCCGGCGGTGACGTTGCCGCAGCAGATGACCGGCACCGGGGCCTTCCAGCCGGGCTTGGCGACCCGCCTCGCGGTCGCCTGGGCGTAGAAGGTGGCCAGGGGGGACAGGAGCAGGGGCAGCACTCCCCCGCCGTCCCCGCTCCAGAACTCGGGGGCACGCATCGGCTCGGTCAGGTCCTCTCTTCCTGGCACTCCCGGGGGATTCCCGGGGAGGGCGGCTCGGGCAGCAGTTCCGCGATCGTCCGGGCGACCTCCTCTGCCAGCCCCGATGCCCCTTCCGCGACGCGGGCGGCACCCTGCCGCAGCAGCTCCGCTCGCCGCGTATCGGTTAGCACGGCGTGCGCGGCATCCGCCAGCATGGCCGGATCGGTCGCCAGGGAAGGAGCTGGGGAGGGGGGAAGCTGCACCGCCCCGCCCGCGGCCAGCAGCCGGGCGGTGACATCGGCGAAGTTGCCCATATGCGGGCCGAGCAGAATCGGGCAGCCGAGCCGCGCCGGTTCCAGCGGATTCTGCCCGCCACCGGGCGCCAGCAGGGACTTGCCGATCACCGCCACCCCCGCCAGCCGGTAGAAGAGGCCAAGCTCGCCCAGCGTGTCGGCGAGGTAGAGGCCGGTCTCCGGCCCCGGCTCGTCACCCGCGCCGCGCCGGACCGCGCCGGGCAGTTGGACGGCCAGCTCCGCCCCGCGTTCCGGGTGGCGCGGGGCGATCACCGTGAGCAGGCCGGGCAGGCGCGCGGCGAGTCGCTCATGCGTCCGGGCCAGGAGCTCCTCCTCCCCGGCATGGGTGCTGGCGGCGAAAAGCACGGACCGGGCGCCGACCAGCCGGCGCAGCCGGGCCAGTTCCGCCGCGTCGGCCGGCAGGGGAGATGCCGCGTATTTCAGGTTGCCGGCGACCCGCACCGCCCCGGCCCCGGCGGCGCGCAGCCGCGCCGCGTCCGCCTCGCTCTGCGCCAGCACCAGCCGGAAGGTGGAGAAGGCCTCCCGCGCCAGGCCCGGCGCCCAGCGCCAGCCGCGCGCCGAGCGCTCCGAGAGGCGGGCATTGACCAGCAGCATCGGAATCCGTGCCCGGCGGGTCGCGGCCAGCAGGTTCGGCCAGATCTCGCTTTCCACGAAGACCCCGGCATCCGGCCGCCAGCCCTGCAGGAAGCGGTCCGCCCAGTCCGGCACGTCCAGCGGCACGAAGCGGTGCTGCAGCCGGGGGCGGAGCGTTTCCGGCAGGCGGCGCATCAGCAGCTCCGCCGAGGTGACGGTGCCGGTGGTGACCAGGAAGCGCAGCGCCGGGTCGCGCCGGGCCAGCGCCTCGATCAGCGGCAGGATGGAGAGGCTTTCCCCCACGCTGGCGCCGTGCAGCCAGAGCAGCCGCCCCGGCGGCCGCGCCGCGCCGCCGCCCTCGCGCTCCTGCAGGCGGGCGGGGATCTCCTTGTTCCGCCGGGCGCGCCGCCGCAGGTGCAGGCGCCAGAACGGTGCCGTCAGCCGCGCCGTGGCATCCCAGGCCAGGCTGCCGGGCGTCATCCCGGCTGAGGCCCGCCCTGCGGCGCATCCGCCTGTCCGGGCGACAAAGGGGGCTCCGAAGGCAGCGGGCGGCCTGCCGCCCAGGCATCGGCGATGGCGCAGGCCTCGTTCATCCCGGCGGCGATGGCCTGCCGCCCGCCCTCGATATCGTCCCGCGACACGAAGACCGCCGGGAGCACCACCACCACCCCGCGCCCGAAGGGCAGGGGCAGCATCATCCGGTCCCAGGAGCGCAGCATGTGGCGCCGTGTCGTGGCCGCCGCGCAGGGGATGACCGCGGCCCGCGCCGTGGCGCCGAGCTGGGCGACGCCCGGTGCCGCCTCCCGCCGTGGGCCGCGGGGGCCGTCGGGGGTGATGGCCGCGAGGTCGCCGCGCGCCAGCAGGCGCAGGATGCTCATCATCCCCGAGGCCCCGCCGCGCGAGGTGGAGCCGTGGACGGTGTCGAGCTGGAAGCGGGCGATGATGTCGCCGATGAAGCGGCCATCCCTGTGGCGGGAGACCAGCACATGGGTCCGGCGCGGGCGCAGCACCGGGAAATGCTCCCGCGCCAGACGCCAGAGCATCGGCATCATCGGCAGGCGCTCATGCCAGAAGGAAACCATCAGGGGGCGGCCCGAAGCCACGGCCACCGCCATGTCGTCCCGGCCCAGGAAGGTCCAGCGCGTGGTCGCGTAGACGAAGGCCAGGTAGAGGCCGATCAGGCGCGCCGCCGCCGTGAGCGTCGCAGGATGCCGCAGCAGGCGCTTGAACATTGTTGCGCGGGGCTAGCATGCCCTGCGGTTCCGGTCACGCGGCTGTCAGATGAGGCTGGCATGCGTGGGAGCAAGCCGGGTTGGGCGTGGCGCCGTCCCCGGGGGACAAGGCTCCGCCTTTTCCCCCGGACCCCCTTATCCGCCAGGACGCTTCGCGCCCTGGACCCCATTCGTTGACGCCTACTGCGGGCCGGATCGCGCCGGAGAGCGATGCTCTCCGGCGACTGCGGGCGCCACGAACACGGACAGGGTGTTTGCTTTTTTCGGGAGCCCCACCGATCCACCTGCTCTTAGGGATCAGGTGCTGGACTGACGGCCACCACAGGCACCAACGAAAGCCCGGGGTCCGGGGACCGGCTTCGGTCCTCGGCGGAGTGGGGGCTTGGGGGCGAGGCGGAGCCTTGCCCCCGGCGGGCCGCCACGAGGCGCGACGCGGGCCTGATCCTCGACCGGGGAGCCCCCGGCTCAGCCCGGAGCAGCCTTGACATGGGGTGCGTTGAACTCGCTTCCGGTGCATGGGAAAGGACAAGGCAACGGATCCGACGTTCGAGGAAGACGCAAGTCCATGCCCGCCTATCGTTCCCGCACCACCACCCATGGCCGCAACATGGCCGGCGCCCGCGGCCTCTGGCGCGCCACCGGCATGAAGGACGGCGATTTCGGCAAGCCGATCATCGCGGTGGTCAACTCCTTCACCCAGTTCGTTCCGGGCCATGTCCACCTGAAGGACCTCGGCCAGCTGGTGGCGCGGGAGATCGAGCGGGCCGGCGGCGTGGCCAAGGAGTTCAACACCATCGCGGTGGATGACGGCATCGCGATGGGGCATGACGGGATGCTCTACTCGCTGCCGTCGCGCGAGCTGATCGCCGACAGCGTGGAGTACATGGTCAACGCGCACTGCGCCGATGCCATGGTCTGCATCTCCAACTGCGACAAGATCACGCCGGGCATGCTGATGGCGGCGCTGCGGCTGAACATCCCCGTGGTCTTCGTGTCCGGCGGGCCGATGGAGGCGGGCAAGGTCATCGCCCATGGCGTGACGAAGAAGTACGACCTGATCGACGCCATGGTGGCCGCCGCCGACGACCGCGTCTCGGACGAGGAGGTGAAGGTCATCGAGCGTTCCGCCTGCCCGACCTGCGGCTCCTGCTCCGGCATGTTCACGGCCAATTCGATGAACTGCCTGACCGAGGCGCTGGGCCTGTCGCTGCCGGGCAACGGTTCGACGCTCGCGACCCATGCCGACCGCCGCCGCCT from Roseomonas gilardii includes the following:
- the lpxK gene encoding tetraacyldisaccharide 4'-kinase: MRAPEFWSGDGGGVLPLLLSPLATFYAQATARRVAKPGWKAPVPVICCGNVTAGGAGKTTLALDLGRRLANRGINVHFLSRGYGGKLKGPLRVDPAKHDSHDVGDEALLLAAERPAWISGDRAAGARAAIEGGAQAIVMDDGLQNPTLEKDLSLLTIDGSYGFGNGRVIPAGPLRESVETAAARCRAAILIGEDRTGALAQLPPKLPVLRGKLVPGPEARMLVGQPVFAFCGIGNPLKFFASLQEAGAVIAGRAAYADHYPFDAGDLRELLAEADRLRAIPVTTRKDFVRLPQAFRARITVLNITLAWEEPATIEALIDPLAQRVPIPA
- a CDS encoding 3-deoxy-D-manno-octulosonic acid transferase, with amino-acid sequence MTPGSLAWDATARLTAPFWRLHLRRRARRNKEIPARLQEREGGGAARPPGRLLWLHGASVGESLSILPLIEALARRDPALRFLVTTGTVTSAELLMRRLPETLRPRLQHRFVPLDVPDWADRFLQGWRPDAGVFVESEIWPNLLAATRRARIPMLLVNARLSERSARGWRWAPGLAREAFSTFRLVLAQSEADAARLRAAGAGAVRVAGNLKYAASPLPADAAELARLRRLVGARSVLFAASTHAGEEELLARTHERLAARLPGLLTVIAPRHPERGAELAVQLPGAVRRGAGDEPGPETGLYLADTLGELGLFYRLAGVAVIGKSLLAPGGGQNPLEPARLGCPILLGPHMGNFADVTARLLAAGGAVQLPPSPAPSLATDPAMLADAAHAVLTDTRRAELLRQGAARVAEGASGLAEEVARTIAELLPEPPSPGIPRECQEERT
- a CDS encoding lysophospholipid acyltransferase family protein — encoded protein: MFKRLLRHPATLTAAARLIGLYLAFVYATTRWTFLGRDDMAVAVASGRPLMVSFWHERLPMMPMLWRLAREHFPVLRPRRTHVLVSRHRDGRFIGDIIARFQLDTVHGSTSRGGASGMMSILRLLARGDLAAITPDGPRGPRREAAPGVAQLGATARAAVIPCAAATTRRHMLRSWDRMMLPLPFGRGVVVVLPAVFVSRDDIEGGRQAIAAGMNEACAIADAWAAGRPLPSEPPLSPGQADAPQGGPQPG